The genomic window CCAAAAAGTAAGCGAGCGAAAAACCCGAAAAGATGCCGTGCTCGTGAATGAGCTGTTGGTGACTTCTGACCGGAAGTTTTTTGATCGGTTAGATCCGGCTGAACAGAAACGGTTTTTCGAGGAAAGCCATAAATTGTTTTCGGAACGCTACGGCCAACAAAACATTGCGTATGCGACGGTTCACAATGACGAGAAAACGCCTCACATGCATTTAGGCGTCGTTCCGATGCGTGACGGTAAACTCCAGGGCAAGAATGTCTTTAATCGCCAGGAATTGCAGTGGATGCAAGAGGAATTTCCGAAACACATGCAAAGCTTGGGCTTCGAAGTGGAACGGGGCATTGCTTCGGACCGGAAACACATCGAAATGGGCTTCGAAGTGGAACGGGGCATTGCTTCGGACCGGAAACACATCGAAATGAGCCGTTTTAAGGCATTAACGCTCAATGAGGAGATTAAAACCCTGGAGAAGGAAACGGAAGCCCTGAGAAACGCCCTGACGGCTTCTAAGAAGGTCGATGAGCTGCAAGTCAGCAAACCCTCTCTCTTTGACCGAAACCATGTGAAATTGCCGGTAGAGGATTTCGAAGCCCTCAAAGCAAGAGCAAAAGCGACCGAAGCCATTGAAAGCACCATAGCGACGCATGAGAAGCAATTTGATGACATGTTCGATGCGGTTGTCTCCAGCGATCGGAAACTGGATCAAGAGAAAACCAAGACCGAACGGCTGCAGAAAGAAAACAGCCAGTTGAAACAAGAAAATCAGGAGTTGCGAAAAGAAAATAAAACCTTGAAAAGTAAGTTGAATCTCTTGGTGGAGTTTGCAAAAACACACTTGGATAAATTTAAGGAATGGCAAAAAGAGCGTGAGCAAGAAAAACAAAAAACGATGGCTAAAAAAAGAGACCAGGAGTTGGAACGCTGAACCGGCATCCATCTCTTTTTTTATTTTCATTCTGTAGAATATTCATTAAGAAAATTAAGCTGTCCAAATTCGAGTAGGTCATTTACGATGAAAGAAAAAGGAGGCGATCAGCGATGGCCTTTCATGCACCCGAAGATATTGCAACGGTTCTCAATATCAAACCATCAACGCTTCGCAAGTATTCGTTATTGCTGGAACAAAGTGGCTACAGCTTCAAAAAGAATGCTCAAGGTCATCGGTGGTACAGCGATACAGATCTCATGGCGTTACGAAAATTCATAACGCTCAAGGATAGCGGTGGAATGACTTTAGAAGACAGTGCTGACGCGGTTTTCTTGTGGTCTAAAACGGAAAGCATAGCGCGCCAAGCTACGCTATCTACAGCGACACAAGACGACACGGAACGCCATGAAGCGACCGTAAATGAACTGACGATTGAAGAACGGCTGCTTCGTCTGATTCAGCATCAACAACAAACGATTGATCAAATGGCGCAAAGCATTCAAAAGCAAGAAGAGCAAAATGGGCAGATTTTAGAGGAAGTGAAAATGCTGAAAGGCAGTTTGCAGCCACTGGATGCCCCTTCGT from Planococcus sp. MSAK28401 includes these protein-coding regions:
- the mobV gene encoding MobV family relaxase, which produces MSFAVVRMQKMKSPDLKGMQFHNQRERESRTNPDIDPDREHLNYDLLHQEKIDYNKHVKAIIESQKVSERKTRKDAVLVNELLVTSDRKFFDRLDPAEQKRFFEESHKLFSERYGQQNIAYATVHNDEKTPHMHLGVVPMRDGKLQGKNVFNRQELQWMQEEFPKHMQSLGFEVERGIASDRKHIEMGFEVERGIASDRKHIEMSRFKALTLNEEIKTLEKETEALRNALTASKKVDELQVSKPSLFDRNHVKLPVEDFEALKARAKATEAIESTIATHEKQFDDMFDAVVSSDRKLDQEKTKTERLQKENSQLKQENQELRKENKTLKSKLNLLVEFAKTHLDKFKEWQKEREQEKQKTMAKKRDQELER
- a CDS encoding MerR family transcriptional regulator encodes the protein MAFHAPEDIATVLNIKPSTLRKYSLLLEQSGYSFKKNAQGHRWYSDTDLMALRKFITLKDSGGMTLEDSADAVFLWSKTESIARQATLSTATQDDTERHEATVNELTIEERLLRLIQHQQQTIDQMAQSIQKQEEQNGQILEEVKMLKGSLQPLDAPSSDQSKIESVESSSQKPESEPKTVAPKKDTRGLWARIWNK